Proteins encoded together in one Geminocystis sp. M7585_C2015_104 window:
- a CDS encoding HAMP domain-containing protein, whose amino-acid sequence MVCETKDNERARQTQEERKATPLQLIKEIIARWWSDFTLQTKLMAIATLVVSIFMSGITFWAVNTIQQDAQMNDTRFGRDLGLLLASNISPLIAKGDVTEAAQLSSRFFNSTSSLRYVIYSNQDGEIVFGIPFWQPEVQNSLTLQRKLELPEDYNPSVATPAVRQHFTPNGRVTDVFVPIISQEDNKYLGVLAVGINPNPTIVASSNLTRDVTIAVFVSIWAMVILGGVFNALTITKPIKELLTGVKNIAAGNFKQRINLPLGGELGELILSFNHMAERLEKYEEQNIEELTAEKAKLETLVSTIADGAILLDPQLKLVLVNPTARKMFGWDDNRSLIGENVLDFLPPEVAKQLRQPLEDIAKGKHIQTQKDDKTPQLSPATGEFTVSLPKPHCHTFRILLNEVLDQNRGSLKGIVITVQDITKEAELNEAKSRFISNVSHELRTPLFNIKSFIETLCEYGDELTESEKMEFLQTANSETDRLTRLVNDVLDLSRLESNRHYQFSPTDVAQLIEQTLRTYQLNARQKNIELTQEVEGELPTVWGHYDLLLQVFSNLVDNALKFTPEGGKVVVRAYNHHGDKDNPDKVTHVRIEVSDTGIGIAPEDQEAIFDRFFRVENRVHTLKGTGLGLSIVKNIIEKHHSQVHVISEVGVGTTFWFDLEVYNPQTHQGVQLSESYGK is encoded by the coding sequence ATGGTATGTGAAACCAAAGATAATGAAAGGGCAAGACAAACACAAGAGGAGAGGAAGGCAACACCATTGCAGTTGATAAAAGAAATTATCGCCCGTTGGTGGTCAGACTTCACCCTACAAACCAAGTTAATGGCGATAGCCACCCTGGTAGTTTCTATTTTCATGAGTGGGATTACTTTTTGGGCAGTCAACACTATTCAACAGGATGCCCAGATGAATGATACCCGTTTTGGGCGAGACTTGGGGTTGTTGTTGGCAAGCAATATATCGCCATTGATAGCCAAAGGGGATGTTACAGAAGCGGCACAATTGTCTAGTAGGTTTTTTAATAGTACTTCTAGTCTGCGTTATGTCATTTATAGTAATCAAGATGGGGAGATTGTATTTGGTATTCCCTTCTGGCAACCGGAAGTACAAAATTCCCTTACCCTCCAACGGAAACTAGAATTACCAGAAGATTATAATCCCTCTGTGGCCACCCCAGCCGTAAGACAGCATTTCACCCCCAATGGCAGAGTTACAGATGTCTTTGTGCCTATTATCTCCCAGGAGGACAACAAATATCTAGGAGTTTTAGCAGTTGGCATTAATCCCAATCCCACCATTGTCGCCTCTTCTAATCTTACCAGGGATGTGACCATTGCTGTGTTTGTATCCATTTGGGCTATGGTAATACTGGGGGGGGTATTCAATGCCCTTACTATCACTAAACCCATCAAGGAGTTGTTGACGGGGGTTAAAAATATTGCTGCTGGTAACTTTAAACAGAGAATCAATCTTCCTCTTGGTGGCGAGTTGGGGGAATTAATTTTAAGTTTCAATCACATGGCTGAAAGACTAGAGAAATACGAAGAACAAAATATAGAAGAGTTAACGGCAGAGAAGGCAAAACTGGAAACCCTAGTATCTACTATTGCCGATGGTGCTATTCTACTAGATCCCCAGCTAAAATTAGTACTAGTCAATCCCACTGCTAGGAAAATGTTTGGCTGGGATGACAATCGGAGTCTTATTGGGGAAAATGTTTTAGACTTTTTACCCCCAGAGGTAGCCAAGCAACTACGACAACCCCTAGAAGATATTGCTAAAGGGAAGCACATTCAGACACAAAAAGATGACAAAACCCCCCAACTATCTCCCGCCACTGGGGAGTTTACTGTAAGTCTTCCTAAACCCCACTGTCACACCTTCCGTATTCTCCTCAATGAGGTTTTAGATCAAAATAGGGGAAGTCTCAAGGGAATTGTCATCACAGTACAGGATATCACTAAGGAAGCAGAGTTGAATGAAGCCAAGAGTAGGTTTATCAGCAATGTATCCCACGAGTTACGGACACCCCTGTTTAACATCAAGTCTTTTATCGAAACCCTCTGCGAGTATGGGGATGAATTGACAGAAAGCGAGAAGATGGAATTCTTACAGACTGCTAACAGTGAAACTGACCGTCTTACTAGACTAGTTAACGATGTGTTAGACTTGTCCCGTTTAGAATCCAACCGCCACTATCAATTTTCCCCAACAGATGTGGCCCAACTTATTGAACAAACCCTCCGCACCTACCAACTCAATGCCAGACAGAAGAATATTGAACTGACTCAGGAGGTAGAGGGGGAATTGCCCACGGTATGGGGCCATTATGATCTATTATTACAGGTTTTTAGCAATTTGGTAGACAATGCCCTCAAATTCACCCCGGAGGGAGGTAAAGTGGTAGTAAGGGCTTATAACCACCATGGGGATAAAGACAATCCTGATAAAGTTACCCACGTCAGAATAGAAGTCAGCGATACGGGTATAGGCATCGCCCCGGAAGATCAAGAGGCCATTTTCGATCGCTTCTTCCGGGTAGAAAACCGTGTTCATACCCTCAAGGGCACTGGCTTAGGCCTGTCCATTGTCAAGAATATCATCGAAAAACACCACTCCCAGGTTCATGTTATCAGCGAGGTGGGGGTTGGTACCACCTTCTGGTTCGACTTGGAAGTATATAATCCTCAAACCCATCAAGGGGTACAACTAAGTGAATCCTATGGAAAATAA